A segment of the Salminus brasiliensis chromosome 5, fSalBra1.hap2, whole genome shotgun sequence genome:
GGTTTCGATGTGGGCCCTGAGAAGGTTCGAATTGGCCTAGTTCAGTACAGCAACACGCCCCGCACCGAATTCTTTCTTAACAGTTACGAATCCAAGCAGGCGATTCACAACTACATCGCAAATCTCCCATACATGGGCGGTGGCACCAAGACTGGTCTGGGCTTAGattttttactaaagaaccactttAAAGAAGAGGCAGGGAGCCGTGCTAAAAAGGGGGCACCTCAGATCGCTGTGGTCATCACAGATGGACAGTCACAGGACAACGTAGAGCCGCATGCGCAGGAGCTGAAGCGAAAGGGCATCGTACTCTACGCCATTGGAATTAAAGATGCTGACATGGAACAGCTGAAAGAGATCGCCACAAAGCCTCATGACCAGCACATCTACAGCGTGTCCGATTTCACAGCCCTGCAAGGAATCTCCCAAGGCTTCATTCATGTACTCTGCACCACAGTGGAGGAGGCTAAACGTCAGGTATCTCAGGTGCCACAAGGTAAAGTTAGCAGCAGCTAACGCATTTAAAACTATGTCATTTGGAATTGAATCAAATATTGATTTGAAGTATCAATCAATTACAATGCAGTCATATGGCCTACAGTTATAATGCATATGTTTTGTACTGTTGCATGTTTTCATCTCTAGGATGCAGGGCTAACTTGGCTGACATTGTGTTCATGGTGGATGGCTCTAGCAGCATTGGTGATGAAGATTTCCTGAAAGTGAAGCGGTTCCTCCATACGTTCATAGAGGGTCTTGAGGTTCGGACTGATAAGGTCAGAGTCGGAGTGGTGCAGTTTAGTAATAACCCTCATGAAGAGGTCCCGCTGGGGGGTTATGCAAACAAGGATGACCTGCTGGAGAAGGTGGACAAACTTATCTACCGGAAGGGAGGCACTGAAACGGGGAAAGCCCTCCGATTTGCTAAAACAAAATACTTCACACAAACGGGTGGCAGTCAGGCCCGTAGGAACGTGCCCAAGATTGCTGTGGTGATCACAGATGGAGATTCGGCCGATGATATGAAGACACCAGCACAGGAACTGCGGACAGAAGGGGTTTTAATCTTCACCATTGGGGTTGGTGATGTCAGTATAGGAGAGCTGGAGTCCATTGCCAATAAACCACATCAGCGTTTTTTGATCAGCTTCAAAAACTATCAGGAACTGTTGAAAGCTACTGGTAGCACGATGGACAGCGTGTGTAAATCAATGGCGGACAAGCAGCAGGGTAATACTGTGCATgctgttttaaatatatttgaaaaAGGTTTATGTTGAATTCAGTCAATGACTGTCCACgcggagggtggggggggggggggggggtttgtagCCCAAAGACAACTAGTGTTACAGAATATCATAATTACCCTTAGCATTTGTtggcaaacttttttttaaataatattagcCTGTTTTTACACTTGTCTTCTATTATTAAGAACTTTACATCAGTGTCAGATGTTTAaacattctgtttttgtttcgtTTCTGTTGCAGCTCTAGCTCCTACGTTTTcagatgtgtttgtgttggtgGACAGTACAGCTCAGCAGAATGATGAAATAAAACAGTTCCTTGTTGGACTTGCTACACAACTTAACGTGGGGGGTAAAGCCAACCGGATGGCTTTGGCCCAGTTTGACGAAACCGTAAAAGTGGAGTTCCTGTTTAACGCTTACAGAACCAAAAATGAGGCACTTGAACTTATTGACAAGTTCCAACTTACGGACACCGGGAGTAGCAGCCTTGGACAAGCGATGGACTACGTACGCACTCGTCTCCTTAACGCTGCGTCAGGCAGTCGAATTGCCCAGGGCTTCAAGCAGTACCTACTAGTAGTGAGCAAAGAAAAATTTGACACCAGTGTGCTGAGTGCAGCACGTGCATTGAAGGCCCAAGGAGTGAACATTGTTGATGTTGATATAAGCAGAAGGATTCAGCTATTTTTTGATAGTCCTACTGGAGCTGTTCCACGTGATCCGGGTGTTTCAACTTTGGACAAGACCCTAATTGCTTCTCCACGAAAAACCTTCTTCACTGCCAATACAGATTTTACTAACATAGCACAAGATGTGAAGACCTTCATCAACACTCCGGACACAGTCATTGTCAGTGGAGGTCAGTTTGTCCTCGAAAAACCTGTAGAGTAGTTTCCTACAGAGtgcattttaatgttatagAAAATGTCAGTGATTTCTCATTTATATACTAACCAGTTTGAGATTGGGAAAACTGCTGTTTACATGTCACAGATATTAGAGCATTCACAAATTAAAGAAACaaactgctgctgttctgtaaaaaccttgtatctccataatGGCAATTCTACAGGAAAAAGAGAAACCctacaagtcattttggagcatttctgttggagCACTCatcaatacatttttatacaatGTAATGAACAGTGATTTAGTCATGTCAAAAAGTCAGAAGATTTTTGTACGACAGCAACAATAtccaaaatacaaatatataaaaaaatatataaatataaaaaggtTCTCTGTTTATGTGTTGGGTTTGCTTTGAATACAGATTTAATGACCATTTGCCTTTTCTACTtaatacttttgtttttttaacttatgttcatgtttgtttatttgtttcccAGACTGCAAGTTAGCTCAGGTGGTAGATATTGTGTTTATCGTGGACACATCAGACACCATCAATGCTCAAAACTTCAGGCTGGTGCGAAGCTTCCTCTACCACATGATTAAAGGCCTGGAAATGAGAAATGACAGCGTAAGGATAGGAATGGTGCTGTACAGTGATGAACCTAAGGCTGAGTTCTACCTAAACACGTTTGAGAACAAGCCGGACATCCTGCAGTACATTCAAATCTTGCCACACAGGGGTGGCCTGGCCAACATTAGCAAGGCCTTGAAGTTTGCACGAGAGAAGGTCTTCAGCAAAGAACTGGGCAGCCGACGCACCCGAGGGGTGCAGCAAATCGCTGTTGTCATCACGGAGGGGGAGTCTCAGGAAGATGTCACATCTGAGGCCGCCAAGCTAAGGCGCTCTGGGGTAAAGGTCTATGCTCTGGGAATTCAACACAAAAATGGGGTACAACTGAGACAGATTGCATCTTATCCTCCCAGCAAGTATGTGTACAGCGTGGACAGCTTTGCTAGGCTTGACGAAATGGAAACACTTCTGAGGAAGACTCTGTGTAACAATGTCATCCGTACAACTGTTGTCAAGATGGATCAGTTCAACATAAAACAAGGTAAGACAGTAAAGTTAAGTTCTTTTTCCATTAAGATGAACAGAGATGATCGCTTACTTGTTATGTGAAGCAGGTCAACCTTCAGAATCACACTATTTCACGTATTGCAATTTTAGGGTGTGTACAGACAGAAGAAGCAGACATCTATTTCCTCATTGACCATTCTGGAAGTATTGATCCAGCTGACTTTGAGGACATGAAAAAGTTTGTCCTGGAGTTTTTGCTGGTGTTCAGTATTGGGCCGAAACAAGTCCGTGTGGGAGTGGTGAAGTTCGCGAGTTCACCGGCTCTAGAGTTCAATGTGACGAAGTATAATGACAGATCTTCCATTGAAAAAGCCGTAAGTGGCATTGTCCAGATAGGTGGAGGTACGGAGACTGGCAAGGCCCTGGATTATATGAGTCCACTTTTCACGGAGGCCAGAAAGACACGTGCTGCAAAGGTTCGTGAGATTCTTATCGTCATCACTGATGGACAGTCTCAGGATTCAGTAAAACAGCCAGCAGCAGCTCTGAGGAGTCAGGAGGTGTCCATTTACGCCATTGGTGTGAAAGGCGCAAACAAGAATGAGCTACTGGAGATGTCAGCTGACCAAAACAAGATGTTCTTTGTCGATAACTATGATGCTCTGAAGCCTCTCAAGAATGAAATTATCACTGATATTTGCTCAGAAGAAGGTGAGggttgatttattttatttaactcTGGGATTAAAGTGAATGCATTGAAGCTAGCAAGAAAATGTACCATGATTTGATGTGCAAAAACACTATCCTTGAATTTTACTTTTTCTTTCGGTTTATAGCCTGCAAGCACATGCTGGCAGACATCATCTTTTTGGTTGATGGTTCATGGAGCATTGGTACTGAGGACTTCTTAAAGATGAAGAAGTTCATAAATACCACCATCTCCAAGCTCAAAATAGAAAAAGATGGTGTACGGGTTGGACTCGTGCAGTTCAGCACAGATCCAGCGGCTGAGTTTCAACTTAACACCTATTATGATAGCAGACAGATGATGGAGGCCGTCAATGGCATTAAccaaatgaacaaaaacactTTGATTGGGAGGGCACTCACCTACCTGTCACCGTATTTTGATCCACCAAAAGGAGGCCGCCCCAATATCCCAAAGTTCCTTATTGTGATCACGGATGGTGAGTCTCAGGATGAGGTTGACGTCCCTGCCAGAGCCCTCAGGGACAAGGGAGTTACCATTTACTCTATAGGTGTGGGCGAAGCTAAAAGCTCACAGCTGAGAAATATCAGTGGATCTCCCGCACAGGTGTTTATGGAGAGGAATTTTGATGCATTGGCTTCCTTAAATAAGAAACTTCTGCTGAAGATCTGCGTCTCTGCTGATGGTGAGTCAGTATTAAACACAGGAgcatttatatatgtatgtaattatGCAGAATTTTTATGGATGctgtttataatatataatataatattgtatttataatataaatgaataatatgATATTCTACTCATTCTATGAGCATTTATTTCCTTCATTTAACATGGCTCCTTTCTTCTTCAGAATGTCCGAAAACACAGGTGGCAGATGTGGTCTTCTTGGTGGATGGTTCTACCAGCATTTTCAGCACGGACTTTGATAAAATGAAGGTTTTCATGAATCTAGTGGTAAACAGCACAAACGTTGGACAAGATTATGTCCGTTTTTGTACTATTGTCTACTCTAACACGCCTGAGGCCAAATTCACTCTCAACCAGTATAGTACCAAACGAGAGGTTAACAGTGCTATCAGTGCCCTGACGGCTCCATCGGGAAATACCTACACAGCTAAGGCTCTGCAGTACTCGCTAGCCTACTTCAGTAAAGCCAGTGGTGGGAGAGCTGAGGCAGGTGTCCCACAGATAATGTTTGTCATCACGGATGGTGAGGCCACAGACGTAGACGAATTGCCTGAACGTGCTAAAGTGCTTCACAACCTTGGAGTTCAAGTATTCAGCATTGGAGTGGGAAAGGCAAACGAAGGAGAGCTACAGATCATTGCCTCAGACAAGAACAAAGTTTTCAGGGTTGGCGACTATGATGCTTTGAAAGCCCtgcatcagaacatctcccgTGTGCTTTGCAACAACTCTAAACCAGGTAATTACATTGCATTACATCTAAAACCAGGCTCCAAAACAAAGCCTTGAATTGAGTCTGCATTTGATTCACTGAAACAAGATGTGATGCACATACTACAGTACAGCAGCTGGGATCTGAACAGTGTAACTCTTTGTCTCTGCTATTCTTAGTCTCATATTGTGTTTTTCAGTATGTTCGAAGGTGGCAGCAgatttgatcattttaattGATGGGTCTGAAAGCATCAAAGAGAAGTCATGGAATACCATGATAAACTTCATGCTGCGTCTTGTAGACAATCTTCAGGTCAGCAAAGACTTTTTCAGGATCGGTGTTGCCCAGTTCAGTACCACCTACAGGAAGGAGTTCTACTTGAATGAACATGAGAATCCCACGCCTGTGAAGAAGGCCATTGAATCCATAAGGCAGATGAAAGATGGGACAAAGATTGGAAATGCTTTATTTGAAGTACAGGAGTTCTTCGAAACCAGCGCAGGCAGCCGTATAAATAGTGGCATTTCACAGAACCTGCTACTGATCACCGATGGGGAATCCCACGACGAGGTCAATGCTGCCGCTGACAGATTGAGAGCCAAGAAAATCGAGATGTTTGTAATTGGAATTGGGGAAATCTCTTTCAAACAGATCGAGTACATTGCTGGGTCACCTGACAAAGTGTTTGTCATGGACACCTTTGACTCCTTGAAGCTTAATACAACTGTCCTGCAGGTTATTAATAGCCTTTGCACACCAGTGCCAAGTGACATTACAGGTAAGGACAGAGGACAGCATTTCTGAATATGGGTAAATATGAAAGACCCGTTTGAATCACATCTCAATAACATCTGTAAAATGATGTAGTTTTTATGTTTGTCTAAGGTTTTGGCTTTATTTCCCCTATCCACATAAACGTTAATTAACCAAGTTGCACTGTGTACTTTTTTGAACAGATTGCACTGTAGAAATCGCTGTTGGATTTGATGTGTCCCGTGTCAGTGCAAGTTCACAATCGCTCTTCAGTGGCCAGTATAAGCTGCAGGCCTACCTGCCTGAGATTATCAAATCCATCTCCACTTTGTACAACATGTGCTGTGCCACCCAGCCCTCTGAAACCCCAACCCGAACAGGCTTTCGCGTGGTTGCTAGGGATGGAAGAACACTCTACGATACTGGCTTCGAAACCTATAATGCCGACGTGATAAAGAAAGTAATGGCACAGCAGATCACACAACCTTTGGCCTTCAATTCCCAGCTTCTGCGATCTTTTCAAACTAAGCTTGCAGCCTCTAAAGCTGGTGTGAAGGTGAGTCAGAGTATTCTTGTTTTCAGATTATTTGAAGAGTCTTCTGTAGAATATCATAGCAACTgatatacactaaatgtccaaaggTTTTTAGACACCTGATCATCCTTGtttctttctgaaatcaaaggaatTAGCAAGCCTCTACTCAGGGAAGGCTAGGATCGCAGGTTGTTGAAATATTGTTGTCAGGATTTTATTGCTTTCAGACCCAAAGTGTGAGGTCGTTAATAAGATCAGGTACTTATGTTGGATggttagttctggatcacagatGGCACTCCGGCTCATGCTACAGGAATGCAGTTCCACAGTCTGGGGAGTGCTGGGGAGCTTTACACTCCTCTAGCACTTGACATTTGGCCTTAGGCTCATGTCTGGCTTCTCCAAAGCCTCTCATTCTACCGGAAATGATTTTCTGTGGAGATTATGCAAGCTGTGTCAACAATGCACCTTACAGTAGCTAAAATCACTAAACACCAGAAGAGTTGCCCAGATACTTTTGGATATATAGCATATGAAACACAGGAGGTACCTGTgttcttttaaaatgtgtaGAATATCATTGTTGTACTATTTATGTGACGAATGATGAAATAATTAAACTGACATCGACAGGTCATGATCATCTTCACTGATGGCCTAGATGATTCCACTGAAGTCCTTATGCGTGCCTCACAGGATCTTATGAGAAGTGGTAGgggaataaatattttttacaaatgctttttttcCTTATCTTTATTGCTGTATGTAAACAGAATGAGATTTGTCATTACATTGTGTAAATGGTGGAGAGGGTGCTTGGaagtgctttggacagatgatgAACATTGCTTCTGTCAGTCTTTTGTGAACTGACATTTTGATTTGCTTTATTCCGTTCAGTTTTGCAGGACAAAAGAGTTTGTACTAGTTTGTTGGGATCACTTTATAATAATAGGTCTCAATAAAAAGCTAAATAAGCATCAAAATGTTTGCTtatatgttattaataatatatattaaccaTTATATTAATAGTTTTATAAGCATCAGTTAGTGGAATTTCCTTGGCCAAGTCCACCTGTACTGACAATAGTCTGGGTCAGCAGAGAAAGCCATCCCGACAGAACTTTAAAGGTTTGGACTACTGTAGCCTGTCCATAGCACTATTTCAGCACTATTTCCGTGTTTAACAGTGACATTTAAATGTTATGTTAATTAACAATGTGTAAATCACAGATGCTCCATTGCATATTCCATTGTGAATTGTGTGACAGGAGTCCATACGCTGCTGATAGTAGCGCTGGATGGAGTCCAGAGCActacagagctgcagaagctggaGTTTGGACGAGGGTTTGGCTATAAGGAGCCTCTTACTATTGGCATGCAGAGTGTGGCCAGTGCCATACACAAGCAGATTGTGAGTCAGTGTACTGAATATGTACTAAATGTACAATGTACTAAATCATAAATGTGAATCCATATCGTTTACCAATGTACATTTTTCCACTTCCtcattttggagaaacaaggCTAGGATATTGGCATGTATGTGGTTTTAATATATGTGGTGTATGTGGTTTTAATATAGTTCAGGATTTTAGTTGTTCTTTGACATATGGACAGTAAGTATGTAACTTTGGTCGGGGCGATGAATGATCAGATGtcattttacaagcctatttacaaacCTTTTTTGTCTCTGAATTGTACATGCTAATTTTTCTTTTACAGAGAGCTAGTTCCAGTTCTGAACTCGTATTATTAAACTGTACTATATATTTCTAGGtgattatatctatatatacctAAAGATGCAGAACCACAGTTACGGAATAATCTATTGGAACGTATTGTTGTAttcataatattataataatgatattctttttttaatatgataataatgtataataatacagGAAAGTGTTCTAAAAAAGAGTATAAAAGAAatgtctacaaaaaaaaaaatgtttcactTAGTCCTTCAGTAATGGAGCAATTAACTTCAGCAAGTACCTAAAAGCTTCTATTCTAAATGAATTTCAAGTATGAGCAACGTGTTGAAACTGTTCAATGTGGTAATCAACCGTGTGCTACAGATGAGGCAAATAGGGATTAGGTTGAAAACCAGAATATACACTCCATTAAAAGGCCTTTATATTCATATTGCCCATTTCACTTTATTAACTAAGAGAGCTCATGAGAATATTTTGGATATGGGCCTCTTTAAAGACATTAGTATGTGGATGATGTGTCAGATTTactataataattaaaacacttAATACACCTATCGGACATTGGGATCAtgggttaatggtg
Coding sequences within it:
- the col6a4a gene encoding collagen alpha-6(VI) chain gives rise to the protein MDLQNTAVMGFIKGLLSVFILTSCYLSSSAQKTVCTQEALADIVFLVDGSWSIGTENFQRMREFLLTLVDGFDVGPEKVRIGLVQYSNTPRTEFFLNSYESKQAIHNYIANLPYMGGGTKTGLGLDFLLKNHFKEEAGSRAKKGAPQIAVVITDGQSQDNVEPHAQELKRKGIVLYAIGIKDADMEQLKEIATKPHDQHIYSVSDFTALQGISQGFIHVLCTTVEEAKRQVSQVPQGCRANLADIVFMVDGSSSIGDEDFLKVKRFLHTFIEGLEVRTDKVRVGVVQFSNNPHEEVPLGGYANKDDLLEKVDKLIYRKGGTETGKALRFAKTKYFTQTGGSQARRNVPKIAVVITDGDSADDMKTPAQELRTEGVLIFTIGVGDVSIGELESIANKPHQRFLISFKNYQELLKATGSTMDSVCKSMADKQQALAPTFSDVFVLVDSTAQQNDEIKQFLVGLATQLNVGGKANRMALAQFDETVKVEFLFNAYRTKNEALELIDKFQLTDTGSSSLGQAMDYVRTRLLNAASGSRIAQGFKQYLLVVSKEKFDTSVLSAARALKAQGVNIVDVDISRRIQLFFDSPTGAVPRDPGVSTLDKTLIASPRKTFFTANTDFTNIAQDVKTFINTPDTVIVSGDCKLAQVVDIVFIVDTSDTINAQNFRLVRSFLYHMIKGLEMRNDSVRIGMVLYSDEPKAEFYLNTFENKPDILQYIQILPHRGGLANISKALKFAREKVFSKELGSRRTRGVQQIAVVITEGESQEDVTSEAAKLRRSGVKVYALGIQHKNGVQLRQIASYPPSKYVYSVDSFARLDEMETLLRKTLCNNVIRTTVVKMDQFNIKQGCVQTEEADIYFLIDHSGSIDPADFEDMKKFVLEFLLVFSIGPKQVRVGVVKFASSPALEFNVTKYNDRSSIEKAVSGIVQIGGGTETGKALDYMSPLFTEARKTRAAKVREILIVITDGQSQDSVKQPAAALRSQEVSIYAIGVKGANKNELLEMSADQNKMFFVDNYDALKPLKNEIITDICSEEACKHMLADIIFLVDGSWSIGTEDFLKMKKFINTTISKLKIEKDGVRVGLVQFSTDPAAEFQLNTYYDSRQMMEAVNGINQMNKNTLIGRALTYLSPYFDPPKGGRPNIPKFLIVITDGESQDEVDVPARALRDKGVTIYSIGVGEAKSSQLRNISGSPAQVFMERNFDALASLNKKLLLKICVSADECPKTQVADVVFLVDGSTSIFSTDFDKMKVFMNLVVNSTNVGQDYVRFCTIVYSNTPEAKFTLNQYSTKREVNSAISALTAPSGNTYTAKALQYSLAYFSKASGGRAEAGVPQIMFVITDGEATDVDELPERAKVLHNLGVQVFSIGVGKANEGELQIIASDKNKVFRVGDYDALKALHQNISRVLCNNSKPVCSKVAADLIILIDGSESIKEKSWNTMINFMLRLVDNLQVSKDFFRIGVAQFSTTYRKEFYLNEHENPTPVKKAIESIRQMKDGTKIGNALFEVQEFFETSAGSRINSGISQNLLLITDGESHDEVNAAADRLRAKKIEMFVIGIGEISFKQIEYIAGSPDKVFVMDTFDSLKLNTTVLQVINSLCTPVPSDITDCTVEIAVGFDVSRVSASSQSLFSGQYKLQAYLPEIIKSISTLYNMCCATQPSETPTRTGFRVVARDGRTLYDTGFETYNADVIKKVMAQQITQPLAFNSQLLRSFQTKLAASKAGVKVMIIFTDGLDDSTEVLMRASQDLMRSGVHTLLIVALDGVQSTTELQKLEFGRGFGYKEPLTIGMQSVASAIHKQIDAVSSRECCNVMCKCTGHEGMRGPRGPPGIKGTPGQKGHPGFPGEEGGIGERGPPGLNGTQGHQGCPGKRGQKGNRGYRGDMGEDGEHGLDGVDGEQGMAGSAGTSGERGDMGSPGQRGVRGSPGVPGEKGLRGDPGEPGFNNNIRGPKGEVGNPGLQGEIGQDGNPGIAGDPGKLGQKGRRGIGGLPGVRGLPGAPGLPGTPGGTGPMGQIGPNGVPGQKGTPGLPGPQGPPGTPGGIGSKGNIGSRGQKGQQGNPGDKGSTGPPGPRGLPGTDGPDGYGLPGPKGQKGDTGFPGHPGLQGESGDPGPSGGNGQKGNSGRRGNAGRPGETGSPGSVGSPGHRGPKGPQGVRAMSTCQLITYVRDNCVCCKANVACPAYPTELVIGLDMSDNVVPTLFDKMRTVVVSLLDGINIAESNCPTGTRVAVVSYSSSTKYLIRFSDHRRKKDLLEAVKNIALERTSNQRDIGAAMRFVGRNVFKRVRQGVLMRKVAIFLSGGLSQDLTSITTAVLEYKGLDINLGVIGFRNLPNVRRAFEADETESFIFSLLERPRDQATVLERIQQCVLCFDPCSPAVDCPRSTALSVAKEVDMDLALLVDGSRRIQEDQYKGVKEVLNTVLDQIVVSRQPSRNDKQARVALYQQSSTYSESQASVKQIFNFQQFQDHSLMKQSIFQNLQQTGGSSRLGRAVEFTIMQGLFTAPKARKNKMLLVIVGEETDYGDRADLDFISKMAKCQGVVVFILTVGSHFNSTQVQELASFPTEQHIVHLGHVKQGEQDYAHRFVRTFFHILSKDMNTYPPPSLRRTCDTLQQGRGQGQGRVDVDTEVFETAERPSIERIPLTTPAYPEEEDEVVEEEEEEEEEVVEEEGETTGYTEETGTGDVDGNGTPLAPGRGDSNAQCLLRMDTGILCGEYVQRWYYDSALDACSLFWYGGCAGNSNRFKTESECIKTCITYSALVLDKKEVSTEDECLLQNDQGPCREFRLKWFYDTQQNECVRFWYGGCQGNANRFDTKQECEARCVTA